GGCAATATGAAAAGTACTCTTTTCCCAGGCAAGTCTGTGTGCTACATCGCTGATCCAGCTCATAACGAGTTGTCTCTGATCAAGTTGTAGAAAGCATCCTGAAGTTGTATAGATACTATGGTGTACTTGAGCAAGCCTTTCCCTTCTATATAAGTCTTCCCAATCCATAAGGCTCATTGTTAATGACTCTTTTGGAAGTATATCTTGAAATCTACCAGAAATCATCCATCTTCTACATGTTGAAAATGACTTTGAGCCTCCCACATTGTTGTTATTATTCATAGAGCTAGAATTCTGAGCATTTATTTGAGCCTTTTCTCCTGTTATACCAATATTCTGGTTAACACCTCCAATATACTCATTCTGACTAAATGCAACCTTATTATCCATCatctttatattatttggaatCCAGCTCTATAGATACCAGCTCTATAGTGGTAATTCAAATATCGACCAAGGCactctttaatttcataaAAAATCTGACTTATATAACACCCCTAGTTCCAAATCCCTACCTCTTccttttattttcttcttctaatagATACTATAGTAGAGGGAAagctttatttttattcattgGTTTTTCTCGTCTTACAAAATTTTACTGGGCCGATTTTCTATCTTTTATATCTTCTCTGGAGGGGCCCATTATTTTACCTTTACTCATTTCTCCCAgcttaattaatttttttttggcgTCATATTGAAACACGTACGGATATACATGATATTTCCaactcatttttttcctGATTTACCTCACtccaatttttattttcatttccTTTCTGTGTCTCCTAGACagtaatttatttcctATGTCTTTTACTATATATCCCAAATGATCCGCTCATCTCTCCCCTATTCTCCACACACTGTGCAACTTTGAGACGGCACTTTCGGCGCCAATGTCTGAAATAGATACTGTTTATACTAAAATACAATATTTggagaatatattaataatttggttaaaatttaataaatctacAGATTTTCctattaatataaactTGTCGTGACGATAATAGTTTTGTATCTTGGGATATTTGTCCGAATTGTGAAATAACTTTAgattataatatttctgtTTTGTATAATAATGTATGTAAATGTATATATAAgcataataaataaataaatatatatatatatatacatttatttgtttatttatCTGTGTATTTATATATGCAATATATAAGTTATAAAAAGTAGTCTATTTTCTGGACGAGACCAGATTCTCCAGAATCTTTCTAACCACCTGTACTTGTTTATTACTGTATCCCGAGTATTTAAGTACTTCGTCTATATGTACTTGTTTCTTTTCTGGCTGCTTTTCATATTCCATTGTAATAGCTAAGACAATGGATGACGTGGCAATAAGTGATTGTTTGTACTTAATAACAGCTTGAGTATTGAGAGAGTTGTGAATAATTTCAGTAGAAAGCTTAGAAACTCTGAATTTCTTTGATTTAGGTAAAGTAGAGTTTTGGATGATTTGCATTAGAAATGAATTAGCAGATGGTAGTTCTACTTGAAACCCTGTAAGTTCCCATGCAAGCCTTTCTAAAATGTGTACTTGTTTCCTAATAATCTTTTCTCCAGATTTCATCTTAAATCCACTATCATATACTATTTGAACAATTCTAGTGTAGCTTGGAGGGTCCAGCTCTTCATAATTGGACGAGATAAATATACATGAAACCATAAGTAGATTGTTTTTATATGCATGACTTTTGTTTGCAAAGCTTTTATCTGTATTTAGAAGTACTTGATCCCAAAAGTTTCTCATCAAAAACATTAGATAAATACTCACAAACTTAACTTGGTACATCAATCCTAGTTCATTGAGAATTTTAAACATAGTAATTTGTATTTCTTGGGTTTCGGGATCTACTTTGAGTAATCCCCATTTGGTCCACATATTCTCTTCCACGAGCTTCATTGCACTATAATAGGTCTCATCTCTCTCACTTAAAAGTTTGTGTTTACTTTCTATAGTTGAagattcattttctttttggtTTCTTATGACTTGAACTTTCTTAAGCCTTGTATTCTTCATTCTTTAGTCTTTTCTACccacttttttttcctttaaaGCTTCAATTTAGACTTTTTGTGGGTAAGCTGTGAGAACCAGCTTTTATTAAGATTGAAAATACaaacttttaaatttaaaactGATTAGTAGTCACTCTCATTTCTCTCATCAAGTCCCTAACCTCTccctcttttttttcttttttgcCTCTAACCAAATGCTTTCATTGTAGCTTAACCTTCTTATTTAGAACTTTCAGCAATTAATCCTGGCCAAACCCCTTTGAATATAAActaaaagtaataaaaaaaagaattgaaataGTGActataattttatttctaaataattttaaattttaatcCAATAATTTCCCCCTTCTTTTATTGCAACTCCTATTTCAAGTCCTCTCCTCATAAATTTGACCAGCATCAATGCAATTTTTGTCCTTGCATGCATACATGTAATGATGTGCCATGGCGCCAATTTGTGGCGCCGACTTTTGtatataatgaataaataataatagtattaaaaaaaccTCTTTCAGATTTAGCAGATTAAGAGTATAAATAAGGAAAGATACACTTCTAATAGAAATAGCTTTGGTGTTGATATTAGATCTACCATTTGAACTGAGAATCAAGGAAGTAAAGGCAAAGGAATCTAATATAAAGTTCATAGAAGCTTTCATTGATTGGTCAGgtatataaataaagtcAGAGTACAGTAATATACcagtaaataatatttagaaaGATTTTCATAActattatataaaaaagatgGTTTTTGAGATTCAAATTCACGATGGTGAAggagaaaatgaagaagaagaagaagaagaactGAGCTATTTTGTTTCAGATACACAAAGAGATTGGGCAGAGTCTCATGAAAGAAGAATTGCTAAGCTATTTCAACAGCTAGAAG
This Cryptosporidium parvum Iowa II chromosome 7, whole genome shotgun sequence DNA region includes the following protein-coding sequences:
- a CDS encoding cyclin; possible cyclin A, with protein sequence MKNTRLKKVQVIRNQKENESSTIESKHKLLSERDETYYSAMKLVEENMWTKWGLLKVDPETQEIQITMFKILNELGLMYQVKFVSIYLMFLMRNFWDQVLLNTDKSFANKSHAYKNNLLMVSCIFISSNYEELDPPSYTRIVQIVYDSGFKMKSGEKIIRKQVHILERLAWELTGFQVELPSANSFLMQIIQNSTLPKSKKFRVSKLSTEIIHNSLNTQAVIKYKQSLIATSSIVLAITMEYEKQPEKKQVHIDEVLKYSGYSNKQVQVVRKILENLVSSRK